From Fusobacterium russii ATCC 25533, a single genomic window includes:
- a CDS encoding LysR family transcriptional regulator yields the protein MDLHYLEIFYEVAKERSFTRAAEKLFINQSAVSIQVKKFEEILGTKLFDRSSKKIKLTYTGESLYKMAEEIFEKVKRTEKEISKIIQMGKAKINIGASPIIAEPLLPKLMKGFSEQHDEIEYDITVSSKDLLIKLLKEGDLDLIVIDNEHIVDENLEVINLEKGPYVLISRNDYSDLKEIEKDPIITRKNIPNNNKAIEVVEEKIGISFKTKIIVKGNLEVIKGMVEEGIANVILPYYAVYKEIKENKFKVIQKINEVKDGYQIVVTRDKRELDQVIKFIDFIKEHKLMN from the coding sequence TTGGATTTACATTACTTAGAAATATTTTACGAAGTTGCCAAAGAAAGAAGCTTTACAAGAGCAGCAGAAAAACTTTTTATAAATCAATCAGCTGTATCTATTCAAGTAAAAAAATTTGAAGAGATTTTAGGAACAAAATTATTTGATAGAAGTTCAAAAAAAATAAAACTTACATACACAGGCGAATCATTGTATAAAATGGCTGAAGAGATTTTTGAAAAAGTTAAAAGAACGGAAAAAGAAATATCTAAAATTATTCAAATGGGAAAAGCTAAAATAAATATAGGAGCCTCTCCTATAATTGCTGAACCTCTATTACCTAAGTTAATGAAAGGTTTTTCAGAACAGCATGATGAGATAGAGTATGATATTACTGTATCATCTAAGGACTTATTAATAAAGCTTTTAAAAGAGGGAGATTTAGACTTAATTGTAATTGATAATGAGCATATAGTCGATGAAAATTTAGAGGTTATTAATTTAGAAAAAGGACCTTATGTTTTGATAAGCAGAAATGATTACAGCGATTTAAAAGAAATTGAAAAAGATCCAATAATAACAAGAAAAAATATACCTAATAATAACAAAGCAATAGAAGTTGTTGAGGAAAAAATTGGAATTTCTTTTAAAACTAAAATAATAGTTAAAGGGAACCTAGAGGTTATAAAAGGAATGGTGGAAGAAGGAATAGCTAATGTGATTCTTCCATATTATGCAGTTTATAAGGAGATAAAAGAAAATAAATTTAAGGTTATTCAAAAAATAAATGAAGTTAAAGATGGTTACCAGATTGTTGTGACAAGGGATAAGAGAGAATTGGATCAAGTTATTAAGTTTATTGATTTTATAAAAGAGCATAAACTTATGAATTAA
- the gmhA gene encoding D-sedoheptulose 7-phosphate isomerase: MNLIESYKTELELLKDFIKVEEERKETEKVAEKLADIFKAGKKVLICGNGGSNCDAMHFMEEFTGRFRKERRALPAISISDPSHITCVANDYGFDYIFSKGVEAYGQEGDMFIGISTSGNSANVIKAVEEAKRKGLITCALLGKDGGKLKGVCDYEFIIPGKTSDRVQEIHMMILHIIIEGVERIMFPENYLGE, translated from the coding sequence ATGAATTTAATAGAATCATATAAAACAGAATTAGAATTGTTAAAAGACTTTATAAAAGTTGAAGAAGAAAGAAAAGAAACAGAAAAAGTTGCAGAAAAACTGGCTGATATTTTTAAAGCTGGAAAAAAAGTTTTAATTTGTGGAAATGGCGGAAGTAATTGTGATGCTATGCACTTTATGGAAGAATTCACCGGAAGATTCAGGAAAGAGAGAAGGGCTTTACCAGCAATTTCAATTTCAGATCCTTCACATATAACTTGTGTTGCTAATGATTACGGCTTTGACTATATTTTTTCAAAAGGAGTGGAAGCATACGGTCAAGAAGGAGATATGTTTATAGGAATATCTACAAGTGGAAATTCAGCCAATGTTATTAAAGCTGTAGAAGAGGCTAAAAGAAAAGGTTTAATAACCTGTGCCTTGCTTGGAAAAGATGGCGGGAAACTAAAGGGAGTTTGTGATTATGAATTTATAATTCCAGGAAAGACATCAGACAGAGTTCAAGAGATTCATATGATGATACTTCATATAATTATTGAAGGTGTTGAAAGAATAATGTTTCCAGAGAATTATTTGGGAGAATGA
- a CDS encoding ShlB/FhaC/HecB family hemolysin secretion/activation protein, with product MKKVLLLTFFILNGLIFPASFDEEDKVILKQEQRLEQERTQKELEQREKTFEKLNLEKIEDIKSKDEIEFYISKINLKDDEKLLNEIERERILAKYLNQNLGSVKITTLLTELTNRLIAKGYITSVATISKDNNLKTEELNIEIIPGRIEEVLLNENKNLDNLKKFFLFKSQKGDVLNIRDLDTATENFNYLEANNMTMEIIPGKKANYSIIKVNNSMKEKFTVSVLTNNHGEDRQNAIWRSGISVNIDSPLGIGDKLYFSYMTVNKKKPDRSWKESADTLKPGEILPIGPKGYDPNRGEVLPYKRILDIYNFRYSMKYQDYSFFLGKSRTEKESSFYTGNTVYDFKSVSDTFSVNIDKILWRNQKTKISFGIGLKRKQNENYLETAILSDRILSIGEISLNASIALWRGLLGISLGYERGLRALGAERDEGKIATSPKAQFNKYTLNLNYYKPISSKLAYRFNLIASHSNDVLYGSEKQSIGGVGSVGGFHRTGNIQGDKAMEVENELSYRLMSSEKFGNLSPYISHSYGMVKNNENYSKYGKGHMSGATIGIRYNAKYFDFDIAYARALNYSSYLDPRSRDIYFSASIKVKF from the coding sequence GTGAAAAAAGTATTGCTATTAACATTTTTTATTTTAAATGGCTTAATTTTTCCAGCTTCTTTTGATGAAGAAGACAAAGTTATTTTAAAACAGGAACAAAGACTAGAGCAGGAACGTACACAAAAAGAATTAGAGCAGAGGGAAAAAACATTTGAAAAGTTAAATTTAGAAAAAATTGAGGATATAAAAAGTAAAGATGAGATTGAATTTTATATATCTAAGATAAATTTAAAAGATGATGAAAAACTATTAAATGAAATAGAAAGGGAAAGAATATTAGCAAAATATTTGAATCAAAATTTAGGAAGTGTAAAGATTACTACTCTTTTGACCGAGCTAACCAATAGATTAATAGCAAAAGGATATATAACATCAGTAGCGACAATTTCTAAAGACAATAATTTGAAAACAGAAGAATTAAATATAGAAATAATACCGGGAAGAATAGAAGAAGTTTTACTAAATGAGAATAAAAATTTAGATAATCTCAAAAAATTCTTCCTTTTTAAATCTCAAAAAGGTGATGTCTTAAATATTAGAGATTTAGATACTGCTACGGAAAATTTTAACTATCTTGAGGCTAATAATATGACTATGGAAATAATTCCAGGTAAAAAAGCAAATTATTCTATAATAAAAGTTAATAACTCTATGAAGGAAAAATTTACCGTTTCAGTCCTTACGAATAACCATGGGGAAGATAGGCAAAATGCAATTTGGAGATCTGGAATATCTGTAAATATTGACAGTCCGCTAGGAATAGGAGATAAACTATATTTCTCATATATGACAGTCAATAAGAAAAAGCCGGACAGATCTTGGAAAGAGTCAGCAGATACTTTAAAGCCGGGTGAAATTCTACCAATAGGTCCTAAAGGATACGATCCAAACAGAGGTGAAGTGCTTCCCTACAAAAGAATACTGGATATATATAATTTTAGATATTCAATGAAATATCAAGATTATAGTTTTTTCCTTGGAAAAAGTAGAACAGAAAAAGAGAGTAGTTTTTATACAGGGAATACAGTTTATGATTTTAAATCTGTCAGTGATACTTTTTCAGTAAATATAGATAAAATTTTATGGAGAAATCAAAAAACTAAAATAAGTTTTGGAATAGGCTTGAAGAGAAAGCAAAATGAAAATTATCTTGAAACTGCTATATTATCAGATAGAATTCTTTCAATAGGAGAAATTTCTTTAAATGCAAGTATTGCATTATGGAGAGGACTCTTAGGCATATCTTTAGGCTATGAAAGAGGTTTAAGGGCATTGGGAGCAGAAAGAGATGAAGGGAAAATAGCTACAAGCCCTAAGGCACAGTTTAATAAATATACTCTTAATCTTAATTATTATAAACCGATTAGCAGTAAATTAGCATATAGATTTAATTTAATAGCTTCTCATTCAAATGATGTACTATATGGTTCAGAAAAGCAAAGTATTGGGGGGGTTGGAAGTGTTGGTGGTTTTCATAGAACAGGAAATATTCAAGGAGATAAGGCAATGGAAGTAGAAAATGAGCTTTCATACAGACTTATGAGTTCTGAAAAATTTGGAAACCTATCTCCCTATATAAGTCATTCATATGGAATGGTTAAAAATAATGAGAATTATTCAAAATATGGTAAAGGTCATATGTCAGGTGCTACAATTGGTATTAGGTACAATGCAAAATATTTTGATTTTGATATAGCTTATGCAAGAGCTTTAAATTATTCAAGTTACTTGGATCCAAGAAGTAGAGATATATATTTTAGTGCGTCAATTAAAGTAAAATTTTAA